A single genomic interval of Mucilaginibacter robiniae harbors:
- a CDS encoding relaxase/mobilization nuclease domain-containing protein, with translation MIAKIPKPGKSFGGCVAYNLLKPDAEILYADGIRTDNIKHTIADFNMQRKLNPGLGQAVGHIALSWSPNDEDKLSDEVMTGIALEYLQKMKIDNTQVLLVRHQDKVHPHVHIIYNRVNYEGKTISDNFQRQKSAKICKALTLKYGFYLAQDKKQVNRQQLKGADQVKYELHDKIKAVSKGVTTMEELKRELAKQGLGMLFKYKSGTTEVQGISFSEGKYKFKGSEIDRSLSYGKLSSQLVEQAQQKEALAQQHSLADQLREIVSREQSKVPSQGTPQLQPAFETPIPLPVIVPEPEEPNWRRKKKGQGEDESKSRGIRR, from the coding sequence ATGATCGCCAAGATACCTAAACCCGGCAAAAGCTTCGGCGGCTGCGTGGCGTATAACCTGCTGAAGCCAGATGCAGAAATCTTGTATGCAGACGGTATCAGAACGGACAACATCAAGCATACCATCGCAGACTTCAACATGCAGCGCAAGTTGAATCCAGGCTTAGGGCAGGCGGTTGGCCATATCGCCCTGAGCTGGAGCCCGAACGATGAGGACAAGTTAAGCGATGAGGTGATGACCGGTATAGCCCTAGAGTACCTGCAAAAAATGAAGATTGATAATACACAGGTGCTACTCGTCAGGCATCAGGATAAAGTGCATCCCCATGTCCATATCATTTACAACCGGGTGAACTATGAGGGCAAGACGATATCCGATAATTTCCAGCGGCAGAAAAGTGCTAAGATCTGTAAGGCACTCACCTTGAAGTACGGCTTTTACCTAGCCCAAGATAAAAAACAGGTTAATCGGCAGCAGCTCAAAGGAGCCGACCAGGTCAAATATGAACTGCATGACAAGATCAAAGCCGTAAGTAAAGGGGTGACCACGATGGAAGAACTCAAAAGGGAACTGGCGAAGCAAGGCCTCGGTATGCTGTTCAAGTACAAGAGCGGCACGACAGAGGTGCAGGGTATCAGCTTCAGCGAAGGCAAATACAAATTTAAAGGCTCGGAGATTGACAGGAGTTTAAGCTATGGCAAACTAAGCAGCCAGCTGGTGGAACAGGCGCAGCAAAAAGAGGCATTAGCGCAGCAGCACAGCTTGGCCGACCAGTTAAGGGAGATAGTGAGCCGGGAACAGAGCAAGGTACCAAGCCAAGGTACACCACAGCTGCAACCTGCTTTTGAGACACCGATACCTTTGCCGGTGATCGTACCGGAACCGGAGGAGCCTAATTGGAGGCGCAAAAAGAAAGGCCAGGGTGAAGATGAAAGTAAGAGCCGGGGTATACGCAGATAG